Proteins found in one Brachypodium distachyon strain Bd21 chromosome 5, Brachypodium_distachyon_v3.0, whole genome shotgun sequence genomic segment:
- the LOC100834868 gene encoding transcription factor MYB80, producing the protein MQIQRQSISSTGKYTRNRKIVAARPPSDVRTYVPEEESAATEGAESGGAGIDMGRIPCCEKESVKRGQWTPEEDNKLRSHIAQNGTRNWRLIPKNAGLQRCGKSCRLRWTNYLRPDLKHGEFTDAEEQTIIKLHSVVGNRWSVIAAQLPGRTDNDVKNHWNTKLKKKLSGMGIDPVTHKSFSHLMAEIATTLAPPQVAHLAEAALGCFKDEMLHLLTKKRPTDFPSPAVPDMSAMAMGAPCFPAQPQQQQAQDDTIERIKMGLSRAIMSEPAAAAEDDKPWPQPGDMSEMYAAFNNATPHAPEFRYEGTAAAPGYLLGGDGGDQGTSMWSSHHSMYSGSSGTEGACRPALQEKGNDSVGSSGGDDEAEEDCKESGKGGSDISGLFGSDCVLWDLPDELTNHMV; encoded by the exons ATGCAGATACAACGTCAATCGATCTCATCCACGGGCAAATACACTCGCAATCGCAAGATCGTAGCAGCAAGGCCGCCCTccgacgtacgtacgtacgtaccggAAGAAGaatcggcggcgacggaggggGCCGAGAGCGGAGGCGCCGGCATCGACATGGGCCGGATCCCGTGCTGCGAGAAGGAGAGCGTGAAGCGCGGGCAGTGGACGCCCGAGGAGGACAACAAGCTGCGCTCCCACATCGCGCAGAACGGCACCCGCAACTGGCGCCTCATCCCCAAGAACGCCGGGCTGCAGCGCTGCGGCAAGAGCTGCCGCCTGCGCTGGACCAACTACCTGCGCCCCGACCTCAAGCACGGCGAGTTCACCGACGCCGAGGAGCAGACCATCATCAAGCTGCACTCCGTCGTCGGCAACAG GTGGTCGGTGATCGCGGCGcagctgccggggcggacggaCAACGACGTGAAGAACCACTGGAACACCAagctgaagaagaagctgtCGGGGATGGGCATCGACCCCGTCACGCACAAGTCCTTCTCGCACCTCATGGCCGAGATCGCCACCACGCTGGCGCCCCCGCAGGTGGCGCACCTCGCCGAGGCCGCCCTCGGCTGCTTCAAGGACGAGATGCTCCACCTGCTCACCAAGAAGCGCCCCACCGACTTCCCTTCCCCCGCAGTGCCCGACATgtccgccatggccatgggcgcgccctgcttcccagcgcagccgcagcagcagcaggcccaGGACGACACCATCGAGCGCATCAAGATGGGCCTGTCCCGCGCCATCATGAGCgagcccgccgcggccgccgaggacgacAAGCCGTGGCCGCAGCCGGGGGACATGTCTGAGATGTACGCCGCGTTCAACAACGCCACGCCGCACGCGCCGGAGTTCCGGTACGAAGGGACGGCCGCAGCGCCGGGGTACCTcctgggcggcgacggcggcgaccagGGCACGTCGATGTGGAGCAGCCACCACAGCATGTACAGCGGGAGCTCCGGCACCGAGGGGGCCTGCAGGCCGGCGTTGCAGGAGAAAGGGAACGACAGCgtcggcagcagcggcggcgacgacgaggcggaggaggactgCAAGGAGAGCGGCAAGGGGGGCTCCGACATATCGGGGCTGTTTGGCTCCGACTGTGTGCTCTGGGACTTGCCCGACGAGCTGACGAATCACATGGTGTGA
- the LOC100835486 gene encoding probable amino acid permease 7 isoform X2 — MAVHHSLQVVDGRCDDDGSPPRNGTAWTCAAHIITAVIGSGVLSLAWSVAQLGWVAGPACMLCFAVVTYISASLLSDCYRCHDPEKGPRNRSYMDAVRVYLGKKRTWACGSLQYLSLYGCGVAYTITTATSIRAILKANCYHAHGHDAPCRYNGNFYMLMFGGMQLLLSFIPDFHDMAWLSVVAAIMSFSYSFIGLGLGFSSTLSNGVIKGSITGVPMRTPVQKIWRVAQAIGDIAFAYPYSLILLEIQDTLKSPPAENKTMKKASIISILVTTFFYLCCGCFGYAAFGSDAPGNLLTGFGFYEPYWLIDFANACIIVHLLGGYQVYSQPIYQFADRFFAERYPESGFVNDYHAVKVPLLPSCRVNLLRVCFRTLYVGSTTAVALFFPYFNEVLALLGALNFWPLAIYFPVEMYFIQRNVPRWSSRWVVLQGFSAVCLLVSAFALVGSIQGVISQKLG, encoded by the exons ATGGCGGTGCACCACTCCCTCCAGGTGGTCGACGGCCGCTGCGACGACGACGGGAGCCCGCCCCGCAACG GGACGGCGTGGACGTGCGCGGCGCACATCATCACGGCGGTGATCGGGTCCGGGGTGCTGTCGCTGGCGTGGAGCGTGGCGCAGCTGGGGTGGGTGGCCGGCCCAGCGTGCATGCTCTGCTTCGCCGTCGTCACCTACATCTCCGCCTCGCTCCTCTCCGACTGCTACCGCTGCCACGACCCCGAAAAGGGGCCCCGGAACCGCTCCTACATGGACGCCGTCCGCGTCTACCTCG GCAAGAAGCGGACCTGGGCATGCGGCTCGCTGCAGTACCTGAGCCTGTACGGCTGCGGCGTCGCGTACACCATCACCACCGCCACTAGCATCAG GGCGATCCTGAAGGCCAACTGCTACCACGCGCACGGGCACGACGCGCCCTGCAGGTACAATGGAAACTTCTACATGCTCATGTTCGGCGGGATGCAGCTTCTCCTCTCATTCATACCGGACTTCCACGACATGGCCTGGCTCTCGGTCGTCGCCGCCATCATGTCCTTCTCCTACTCCTTCATCGGCCTCGGCCTTGGCTTTTCCAGCACCCTTT CTAATGGTGTTATCAAAGGAAGCATAACGGGTGTCCCAATGAGAACCCCTGTTCAGAAGATATGGCGCGTCGCGCAAGCCATCGGGGACATTGCATTCGCGTACCCGTACTCCTTAATCCTCCTAGAAATTCAG GACACACTGAAGTCACCACCAGCAGAGAACAAGACGATGAAGAAGGCGTCGATCATCTCGATCCTCGTCACCACCTTCTTCTACCTCTGTTGTGGCTGCTTCGGCTACGCCGCCTTTGGGAGCGACGCGCCGGGGAACCTCCTCACCGGCTTCGGCTTCTACGAGCCCTACTGGCTCATCGACTTCGCTAATGCCTGCATCATCGTCCACCTGCTAGGTGGCTACCAG GTGTACAGCCAGCCGATCTACCAGTTCGCGGACAGGTTCTTCGCGGAGCGGTACCCGGAGAGCGGGTTCGTGAACGACTACCACGCCGTGAAggtgccgctgctgccgtcgTGCAGGGTGAACCTGCTGCGGGTGTGCTTCCGGACGCTGTACGTCGGGAGCACGACGGCCGTGGCGCTCTTCTTCCCCTACTTCAACGAGGTGCTGGCGCTGCTGGGCGCGCTCAACTTCTGGCCGCTCGCCATCTACTTCCCCGTGGAGATGTACTTCATCCAGAGGAACGTGCCCCGCTGGTCCTCCAGGTGGGTCGTGCTCCAGGGGTTCAGCGCCGTCTGCCTGCTCGTCAGCGCTTTCGCGCTCGTCGGCTCCATCCAGGGCGTCATCAGCCAGAAGCTAGGCTAG
- the LOC100835486 gene encoding probable amino acid permease 7 isoform X1, whose protein sequence is MAFGEGGGGGDATAPLLSSDRPKGHPSVVRNGNEWTASAHVITAVIGSGVLSLAWSMAQLGWVAGPGMMVVFASVTALQSTIFADCYRSPDPEHGPHRNRTYAHAVERNLGSTSAWVCQLLQQTALFGYGVAYTITASISFRAILKANCYHAHGHDAPCRYNGNFYMLMFGGMQLLLSFIPDFHDMAWLSVVAAIMSFSYSFIGLGLGFSSTLSNGVIKGSITGVPMRTPVQKIWRVAQAIGDIAFAYPYSLILLEIQDTLKSPPAENKTMKKASIISILVTTFFYLCCGCFGYAAFGSDAPGNLLTGFGFYEPYWLIDFANACIIVHLLGGYQVYSQPIYQFADRFFAERYPESGFVNDYHAVKVPLLPSCRVNLLRVCFRTLYVGSTTAVALFFPYFNEVLALLGALNFWPLAIYFPVEMYFIQRNVPRWSSRWVVLQGFSAVCLLVSAFALVGSIQGVISQKLG, encoded by the exons ATGGCGTTcggcgaaggaggaggcggcggcgacgccacggctcctctcctctcttccgATCGGCCCAAGGGCCATCCCAGCGTCGTAAGAAACG GGAACGAGTGGACGGCGTCGGCGCACGTGATCACGGCGGTGATCGGGTCCGGGGTGCTGTCGCTGGCGTGGAGCATGGCGCAGCTGGGGTGGGTGGCCGGGCCGGGGATGATGGTCGTCTTCGCCTCCGTGACGGCGCTGCAGTCCACCATCTTCGCCGACTGCTACCGCTCGCCGGACCCCGAGCACGGCCCGCACCGCAACCGCACATACGCACACGCCGTCGAGCGCAACCTGG GTAGCACCAGCGCGTGGGTCTGTCAGTTGTTGCAGCAGACAGCCCTGTTCGGCTACGGCGTTGCCTACACGATCACCGCTTCCATCAGCTTCAG GGCGATCCTGAAGGCCAACTGCTACCACGCGCACGGGCACGACGCGCCCTGCAGGTACAATGGAAACTTCTACATGCTCATGTTCGGCGGGATGCAGCTTCTCCTCTCATTCATACCGGACTTCCACGACATGGCCTGGCTCTCGGTCGTCGCCGCCATCATGTCCTTCTCCTACTCCTTCATCGGCCTCGGCCTTGGCTTTTCCAGCACCCTTT CTAATGGTGTTATCAAAGGAAGCATAACGGGTGTCCCAATGAGAACCCCTGTTCAGAAGATATGGCGCGTCGCGCAAGCCATCGGGGACATTGCATTCGCGTACCCGTACTCCTTAATCCTCCTAGAAATTCAG GACACACTGAAGTCACCACCAGCAGAGAACAAGACGATGAAGAAGGCGTCGATCATCTCGATCCTCGTCACCACCTTCTTCTACCTCTGTTGTGGCTGCTTCGGCTACGCCGCCTTTGGGAGCGACGCGCCGGGGAACCTCCTCACCGGCTTCGGCTTCTACGAGCCCTACTGGCTCATCGACTTCGCTAATGCCTGCATCATCGTCCACCTGCTAGGTGGCTACCAG GTGTACAGCCAGCCGATCTACCAGTTCGCGGACAGGTTCTTCGCGGAGCGGTACCCGGAGAGCGGGTTCGTGAACGACTACCACGCCGTGAAggtgccgctgctgccgtcgTGCAGGGTGAACCTGCTGCGGGTGTGCTTCCGGACGCTGTACGTCGGGAGCACGACGGCCGTGGCGCTCTTCTTCCCCTACTTCAACGAGGTGCTGGCGCTGCTGGGCGCGCTCAACTTCTGGCCGCTCGCCATCTACTTCCCCGTGGAGATGTACTTCATCCAGAGGAACGTGCCCCGCTGGTCCTCCAGGTGGGTCGTGCTCCAGGGGTTCAGCGCCGTCTGCCTGCTCGTCAGCGCTTTCGCGCTCGTCGGCTCCATCCAGGGCGTCATCAGCCAGAAGCTAGGCTAG
- the LOC112269383 gene encoding uncharacterized protein LOC112269383 has protein sequence MAARKAYHLQAAEAAAANNPPMKVAPRKDVQAQAAAELSVNWTVTGKRGRLPLASAGAAGSAASSSSVTTALDLESSFCSEDEEAAMILVQLSGQEERGPGDDESEEEMLVPVAEHQIAPAAVSEHDIVQQADRLPAEHVAGVQDVAMLDADAPEPEVEQPMVPDDHVSGAAGASALLPMMPGAHVSGGAALQVQQADKCSAPPMEHTFGIITESSLAAAIEQAPAPHDPQPSRATESFLRTPTRPRIPSPASTRRFVCPRCDKKFPTYQALGGHMASHNRANKYGADGPQHQQLVAQLAVARAAQQSLRASNANTAGTGTTNSGRRSMTNLPPPPKEPILLAPPAVHPCSRCELVFRTGQALGGHMRRHWIADKVRADAAEARAAMDAAAGEAVPAAEAAVQAAAAEAVVAAAASVPAAAPRGEPLDFDLNEMPGEE, from the exons ATGGCCGCGCGAAAGGCCTACCACCTCCAGGcggctgaggcggcggcggcgaataATCCGCCGATGAAAGTGGCGCCGCGGAAGGACGTCCAGGCTcaggctgctgctgagctCTCGGTCAATTGGACCGTGACGGGCAAGCGCGGGCGCCTGCCACTGGCATCCGCAGGCGCCGCCGGGAGCgccgcgtcgtcctcgtccgtGACGACGGCGCTGGACTTGGAGTCGTCCTTCTgcagcgaggacgaggaggccgcgaTGATTCTCGTGCAGCTGTCCGGGCAGGAGGAGCGCGGCCCCGGGGATGATGAATCAGAAGAGGAGATGCTTGTCCCCGTTGCTGAGCACCAGATTGCGCCCGCGGCCGTTTCTGAGCACGATATCGTACAACAAGCCGATCGGCTACCAGCTGAACATGTCGCCGGGGTCCAGGACGTCGCCATGCTCGACGCCGACGCGCCGGAACCGGAAGTCGAGCAGCCTATGGTACCAGACGACCATGTCtctggcgccgccggcgcgtcGGCGTTGCTGCCTATGATGCCAGGCGCCCATGTCTCTGGCGGCGCCGCGTTGCAGGTGCAGCAAGCTGACAAGTGCTCTGCGCCGCCAATGGAGCATACGTTCGGCATCATCACGGAGTCctccctggcggcggcgatcgagcag GCTCCAGCTCCTCACGATCCGCAGCCGTCGCGGGCGACAGAATCCTTCCTCCGGACGCCAACGAGGCCGCGCATACCGTCGCCGGCGTCGACCCGGAGGTTCGTGTGCCCGAGGTGCGACAAGAAATTCCCCACCTACCAAGCGCTCGGCGGCCACATGGCGAGCCACAACAGAGCCAACAAGTACGGCGCCGACGGGCCGCAGCACCAACAGCTGGTCGCCcagctcgccgtcgcccgcgcGGCGCAGCAGAGCCTCAGGGCGAGCAACGCAAACACCGCTGGTACTGGTACCACCAACAGCGGGCGCCGGAGCATGACgaacctgccgccgccgcccaaggAGCCGATACTGCTGGCGCCGCCCGCGGTGCACCCGTGCTCCCGGTGCGAGCTCGTCTTCCGCACCGGCCAGGCGCTCGGTGGCCACATGCGCAGGCACTGGATCGCGGACAAGGTGCGGGCGGACGCGGCCGAAGCCAGAGCCGCCATGGATGCAGCGGCCGGGGAAGCCGTCCCGGCTGCAGAAGCCGCCGTgcaagcagcggcagcggaagccgtcgtggctgctgctgcctcggTACCGGCGGCAGCGCCCAGGGGTGAGCCCCTGGATTTTGACCTTAACGAGATGCCCGGTGAAGAATGA
- the LOC100835991 gene encoding uncharacterized protein LOC100835991, with amino-acid sequence MSMSYDGDQSEDRQSEEVQSAYKKFSGGDEDMIRGFVNLDDNEEQNEENEWSWVPQNDDPLAETISSLETAQEVLERFFKKNEVLESELGQEFGAEDSRDDNRKPDIGLDALVMNKKMEYLEQKLKEASDTITEKELRLSNLEVLISSAHIPTMQMAPIDIDQLEVELEHHLQEKIEAEIQCLVMVKARQSWVIQAEDQIALEEHKFSAREDTRVLLKLRDTENKILMLKEKVDRLEAHEKELSGTTEVLRMQSRTFKIGLFGLLQLIMLCLSLKMFVGQDSIRFGDVVPT; translated from the exons ATGTCGATGAGTTATGATGGGGATCAAAGTGAGGATCGGCAAAGTGAGGAGGTTCAATCAGCATACAAAAAGTTCAGTGGCGGTGATGAGGACATGATAAGGGGTTTTGTAAATTTGGATGACAATGAAGAGCAAAATGAAGAAAATGAATGGAGTTGGGTGCCCCAAAATGATGATCCTCTTGCTGAAACAATTTCTTCACTTGAGACAGCACAAGAAGTTCTTGAAAGATTcttcaagaaaaatgaagtTCTTGAAAGTG AACTTGGCCAGGAGTTTGGGGCTGAGGATTCGCGTGATGATAACAGAAAGCCTGATATAGGTCTTGATGCATTGGTAATGAATAAGAAAATGGAATATCTTGAACAGAAACTGAAAGAAGCGTCAGATACTATCACAGAGAAGGAACTACGATTATCCAATCTTGAAGTACTTATAAGTAGTGCACATATACCAACGATGCAAATGGCACCGATCGATATTGATCAGCTAGAGGTGGAGCTTGAGCACCACCTTCAGGAGAAAATAGAAGCCGAGATTCAGTGTCTGGTCATGGTGAAGGCAAGACAAAGTTGGGTAATCCAGGCTGAGGATCAGATCGCCTTGGAGGAGCACAAGTTCTCTGCCAGGGAGGACACAAGAGTTTTGCTCAAGCTTCGAGACACTGAGAACAAGATCCTCATGCTGAAAGAGAAGGTAGACAGATTGGAGGCACATGAGAAGGAGCTCTCTGGGACAACGGAAGTCCTGAGGATGCAGAGCAGAACCTTCAAAATTGGCCTCTTTGGCCTCCTGCAGCTGATAATGTTGTGTCTTTCCCTGAAGATGTTCGTCGGGCAAGATTCGATCCGCTTTGGTGATGTTGTACCAACATGA